The following coding sequences lie in one Arabidopsis thaliana chromosome 3, partial sequence genomic window:
- the CPL5 gene encoding RNA polymerase II carboxy-terminal domain phosphatase-like protein (Haloacid dehalogenase-like hydrolase (HAD) superfamily protein; FUNCTIONS IN: phosphoprotein phosphatase activity; INVOLVED IN: biological_process unknown; LOCATED IN: nucleus; CONTAINS InterPro DOMAIN/s: FCP1-like phosphatase, phosphatase domain (InterPro:IPR011947), NLI interacting factor (InterPro:IPR004274); BEST Arabidopsis thaliana protein match is: Haloacid dehalogenase-like hydrolase (HAD) superfamily protein (TAIR:AT3G19595.1); Has 30201 Blast hits to 17322 proteins in 780 species: Archae - 12; Bacteria - 1396; Metazoa - 17338; Fungi - 3422; Plants - 5037; Viruses - 0; Other Eukaryotes - 2996 (source: NCBI BLink).), translating into MFVAKNLSPERESKRQKKEPEIMEPSFPLLSPNNCGHWYIRYGFCIVCKSTVDKTIEGRVFDGLHLSSEALALTKRLITKFSCLNMKKLHLVLDLDLTLIHSVRVPCLSEAEKYLIEEAGSTTREDLWKMKVRGDPISITIEHLVKLRPFLCEFLKEANEMFTMYVYTKGTRPYAEAILKLIDPKKLYFGHRVITRNESPHTKTLDMVLADERGVVIVDDTRKAWPNNKSNLVLIGRYNYFRSQSRVLKPHSEEKTDESENNGGLANVLKLLKGIHHKFFKVEEEVESQDVRLTMSVVENFSSEPKAKRRKIEPTINESSSSLSSSSSCGHWYICHGICIGCKSTVKKSQGRAFDYIFDGLQLSHEAVALTKCFTTKLSCLNEKKLHLVLDLDHTLLHTVMVPSLSQAEKYLIEEAGSATRDDLWKIKAVGDPMEFLTKLRPFLRDFLKEANEFFTMYVYTKGSRVYAKQVLELIDPKKLYFGDRVITKTESPHMKTLDFVLAEERGVVIVDDTRNVWPDHKSNLVDISKYSYFRLKGQDSMPYSEEKTDESESEGGLANVLKLLKEVHQRFFRVEEELESKDVRSLLQEIDFELNVESVE; encoded by the exons ATGTTTGTAGCCAAAAATCTTTCTCCGGAACGAGAATCCAAAAGGCAGAAGAAAGAACCGGAGATCATGGAACCCTCATTTCCATTGTTGTCTCCTAATAACTGTGGACACTGGTACATTCGTTACGGATTCTGCATCGTATGCAAATCAACGGTGGACAAAACTATCGAAGGCCGAGTATTCGACGGTTTACATCTAAGCAGCGAGGCTTTAGCGTTAACGAAGCGTCTCATAACGAAATTCTCTTGTCTCAACATGAAGAAGCTTCACCTTGTCCTTGACTTGGACCTTACGCTTATCCACTCCGTTAGGGTTCCATGTCTCTCCGAAGCAGAGAAGTATCTAATCGAAGAAGCTGGTTCAACAACAAGGGAAGATCTATGGAAAATGAAAGTCAGAGGAGATCCCATATCCATAACCATAGAACACTTGGTAAAACTACGGCCATTTCTTTGCGAATTCTTGAAAGAAGCCAACGAGATGTTCACAATGTATGTTTACACAAAGGGTACTCGCCCTTACGCTGAAGCCATTTTGAAGCTGATTGATCCGAAGAAACTCTATTTTGGACATAGAGTGATAACAAGAAATGAGAGTCCTCATACGAAGACACTTGATATGGTTTTGGCTGATGAACGTGGAGTGGTGATTGTGGATGATACACGTAAAGCTTGGCCTAATAACAAGAGTAACCTAGTGTTGATTGGCAGGTACAACTATTTCAGATCCCAAAGCCGGGTGTTAAAGCCTCACTCTGAGGAAAAAACAGACGAGAGTGAGAACAACGGTGGATTGGCCAATGTTTTGAAATTACTCAAGGGAATTCACCATAAATTCTTCAAGGTTGAGGAAGAGGTTGAGTCACAGGACGTTAG ACTAACCATGTCTGTAGTTGAGAATTTTTCTTCGGAACCAAAAGCCAAAAGACGAAAGATCGAACCAACGATCAACGAGTCCTCTTCATCGTTATCCTCTTCTAGTAGTTGTGGTCACTGGTACATCTGTCACGGAATCTGCATCGGCTGCAAATCGACTGTGAAAAAAAGCCAAGGCCGAGCATTCGATTATATTTTCGACGGTTTACAACTAAGCCACGAAGCTGTGGCGTTAACCAAGTGCTTTACAACGAAATTATCTTGTCTCAACGAGAAGAAGCTTCACCTTGTACTTGACTTGGACCACACGCTTCTCCATACTGTTATGGTTCCAAGTCTCTCCCAAGCAGAGAAGTATCTAATCGAAGAAGCGGGTTCAGCAACAAGGGATGATTTATGGAAGATCAAAGCCGTAGGAGATCCCATGGAATTTTTGACAAAGCTACGACCTTTTCTTCGCGACTTCTTGAAAGAAGCCAACGAGTTTTTCACCATGTATGTTTACACTAAGGGTAGTCGTGTATACGCTAAACAAGTCTTGGAGCTGATTGATCCAAAGAAACTTTATTTTGGAGATAGAGTGATAACAAAAACCGAGAGTCCTCATATGAAGACACTTGATTTCGTTTTGGCTGAGGAGCGTGGGGTGGTGATTGTGGATGATACGCGTAACGTTTGGCCTGATCACAAGAGTAACCTAGTGGATATAAGCAAGTACAGCTATTTCAGACTCAAAGGCCAAGACTCAATGCCTTACTCTGAGGAGAAGACAGACGAGAGTGAAAGCGAAGGTGGATTGGCGAATGTTTTGAAACTACTCAAGGAAGTTCACCAAAGATTCTTCAGAGTCGAGGAAGAATTGGAGTCGAAGGACGTTAGGTCGCTGCTTCAAGAAATAGACTTTGAACTCAACGTAGAATCTGTAGAATGA
- a CDS encoding Haloacid dehalogenase-like hydrolase (HAD) superfamily protein (Haloacid dehalogenase-like hydrolase (HAD) superfamily protein; FUNCTIONS IN: phosphoprotein phosphatase activity; LOCATED IN: nucleus; CONTAINS InterPro DOMAIN/s: FCP1-like phosphatase, phosphatase domain (InterPro:IPR011947), NLI interacting factor (InterPro:IPR004274); BEST Arabidopsis thaliana protein match is: Haloacid dehalogenase-like hydrolase (HAD) superfamily protein (TAIR:AT2G04930.1); Has 30201 Blast hits to 17322 proteins in 780 species: Archae - 12; Bacteria - 1396; Metazoa - 17338; Fungi - 3422; Plants - 5037; Viruses - 0; Other Eukaryotes - 2996 (source: NCBI BLink).) produces MSVVENFSSEPKAKRRKIEPTINESSSSLSSSSSCGHWYICHGICIGCKSTVKKSQGRAFDYIFDGLQLSHEAVALTKCFTTKLSCLNEKKLHLVLDLDHTLLHTVMVPSLSQAEKYLIEEAGSATRDDLWKIKAVGDPMEFLTKLRPFLRDFLKEANEFFTMYVYTKGSRVYAKQVLELIDPKKLYFGDRVITKTESPHMKTLDFVLAEERGVVIVDDTRNVWPDHKSNLVDISKYSYFRLKGQDSMPYSEEKTDESESEGGLANVLKLLKEVHQRFFRVEEELESKDVRSLLQEIDFELNVESVE; encoded by the coding sequence ATGTCTGTAGTTGAGAATTTTTCTTCGGAACCAAAAGCCAAAAGACGAAAGATCGAACCAACGATCAACGAGTCCTCTTCATCGTTATCCTCTTCTAGTAGTTGTGGTCACTGGTACATCTGTCACGGAATCTGCATCGGCTGCAAATCGACTGTGAAAAAAAGCCAAGGCCGAGCATTCGATTATATTTTCGACGGTTTACAACTAAGCCACGAAGCTGTGGCGTTAACCAAGTGCTTTACAACGAAATTATCTTGTCTCAACGAGAAGAAGCTTCACCTTGTACTTGACTTGGACCACACGCTTCTCCATACTGTTATGGTTCCAAGTCTCTCCCAAGCAGAGAAGTATCTAATCGAAGAAGCGGGTTCAGCAACAAGGGATGATTTATGGAAGATCAAAGCCGTAGGAGATCCCATGGAATTTTTGACAAAGCTACGACCTTTTCTTCGCGACTTCTTGAAAGAAGCCAACGAGTTTTTCACCATGTATGTTTACACTAAGGGTAGTCGTGTATACGCTAAACAAGTCTTGGAGCTGATTGATCCAAAGAAACTTTATTTTGGAGATAGAGTGATAACAAAAACCGAGAGTCCTCATATGAAGACACTTGATTTCGTTTTGGCTGAGGAGCGTGGGGTGGTGATTGTGGATGATACGCGTAACGTTTGGCCTGATCACAAGAGTAACCTAGTGGATATAAGCAAGTACAGCTATTTCAGACTCAAAGGCCAAGACTCAATGCCTTACTCTGAGGAGAAGACAGACGAGAGTGAAAGCGAAGGTGGATTGGCGAATGTTTTGAAACTACTCAAGGAAGTTCACCAAAGATTCTTCAGAGTCGAGGAAGAATTGGAGTCGAAGGACGTTAGGTCGCTGCTTCAAGAAATAGACTTTGAACTCAACGTAGAATCTGTAGAATGA
- a CDS encoding hypothetical protein (DUF936) (Plant protein of unknown function (DUF936); FUNCTIONS IN: molecular_function unknown; INVOLVED IN: biological_process unknown; LOCATED IN: endomembrane system; EXPRESSED IN: 6 plant structures; EXPRESSED DURING: L mature pollen stage, M germinated pollen stage, 4 anthesis, LP.02 two leaves visible, petal differentiation and expansion stage; CONTAINS InterPro DOMAIN/s: Protein of unknown function DUF936, plant (InterPro:IPR010341); BEST Arabidopsis thaliana protein match is: Plant protein of unknown function (DUF936) (TAIR:AT1G08760.1); Has 30201 Blast hits to 17322 proteins in 780 species: Archae - 12; Bacteria - 1396; Metazoa - 17338; Fungi - 3422; Plants - 5037; Viruses - 0; Other Eukaryotes - 2996 (source: NCBI BLink).): MQQIEKRSLLCSFLSVFHLIHLQALLLEMAELRSGVLFKLLEEMGVGKVRRDVDHRPVLLQIRCIIPVLAAGGLWPNKGFFLRITDSTHSIYVSLPREENDLVLYDKLQIGQLIFVEKLEFAYPVPMIKGIRPTPGRRACTGDPIDLIPKERIEKFCVGLSDIEENYDHQVKKPRRTRWNNSSVSELNFTDLGLSKNLSSVMEEKDDTESMISSCSSSFSSAARRRSWIGSADNRKRRDSLDPSMIKNHDHDTKHVSRARSSSATSPSLSIRSYGGIEEKSSSRTRRRDVVVSPSPRWSKSLSYGSRSNKSKNLLPPKSNTFESSDPISRKRSWTETEILWDSLPPKVVNLGKEILRQRDTAIRAASQALLEASAAERLLKCLRSYSELSDRRNQHQENQQPPIQDFLSFQDELSKSRLIIQSLSTEKTEHCNANIVKTGDERREKATQWIKSALATDLKLVSLSASKPTQSPGRKGLTLIAQESDNREGNASESNSRLGEIKERLSRASSELRNWLKEEGRSWYLNRVEKYLDEISNGTKWREMRSEEVGETMYQIKRVSDWLDTIVKGEEDEEEKMVMMMMSESETEACGRVRNKIYRILLKHVETTSLLSHQRSTSLMSHHQQQQHEQHLFQKTMSL, encoded by the exons ATGCAACAGATTGAGAAACGTAGCCTTCTCTGTTCGTTTCTCTCTGTGTTTCATCTGATACATTTACAAGCATTGCTTCTTGAAATGGCAGAATTAAGATCAGGTGTTCTTTTCAAGCTTCTAGAAGAAATGGGAGTCGGGAAAGTGCGAAGAGACGTCGATCACAGACCCGTTTTGCTGCAAATAAGATGCATAATCCCTGTGTTAGCAGCTGGAGGGTTATGGCCAAACAAAGGTTTCTTCTTGAGGATAACAGATTCGACACATTCAATATATGTCTCATTGCCACGAGAAGAGAACGATCTTGTTCTCTACGACAAGTTACAAATCGGGCAATTGATATTCGTCGAGAAGCTTGAATTTGCTTATCCAGTTCCCATGATCAAAGGCATTAGACCAACACCTGGCCGAAGGGCTTGCACCGGTGATCCAATCGATCTAATCCCTAAAGAACGGATCGAAAAGTTCTGTGTCGGTCTATCGGATATCGAAGAAAACTACGATCACCAAGTGAAGAAGCCAAGAAGAACTAGATGGAATAACTCAAGCGTCTCTGAGTTAAACTTTACAGATTTAGGGTTATCGAAAAATCTTTCGAGTGTTATGGAAGAAAAGGATGATACAGAGTCAATGATTTCAAGTTGCTCTTCGTCTTTTTCTTCAGCAGCTAGGAGGAGAAGCTGGATAGGCTCGGCTGATAataggaagagaagagattcatTAGATCCATCCATGATTAAGAATCATGATCATGACACTAAACATGTTTCAAGAGCTCGAAGTTCTTCTGCT ACTTCACCTTCTCTTTCTATCCGAAGCTATGGAGGGATAGAGGAGAAGTCAAGTAgtagaacaagaagaagagatgttgTGGTTTCACCATCTCCAAGATGGTCTAAAAGCTTAAGCTATGGAAGTAGAAGTAATAAGAGTAAAAACCTTCTTCCACCTAAAAGCAATACCTTTGAATCCTCAGATCCGATATCAAGGAAACGAAGCTGGACAGAGACAGAGATTCTCTGGGATTCACTTCCTCCAAAAGTTGTAAATCTCGGAAAG GAAATTCTGAGACAGAGAGATACGGCTATTAGAGCTGCCTCACAAGCTTTGTTAGAGGCTTCAGCTGCTGAAAGATTGCTCAAATGTCTAAG GTCATACTCTGAGCTTTCAGACAGGAGAAACcaacatcaagaaaatcaACAGCCACCAATCCAAGATTTCTTGAGTTTCCAGGATGAGTTAAGCAAGAGCAGGCTCATCATTCAATCACTATCAActgaaaaaacagagcactGCAACGCAAACATAGTCAAAACAGGAGATGAGAGACGCGAAAAGGCGACTCAGTGGATCAAATCAGCATTGGCTACCGATCTCAAACTGGTTTCTTTATCCGCAAGCAAGCCTACACAGAGCCCCGGGAGAAAGGGTCTTACCCTAATTGCTCAAGAAAGTGATAACCGTGAAGGTAACGCAAGCGAAAGCAACTCAAGATTGGGAGAGATAAAGGAGAGGTTAAGCAGAGCATCGAGCGAACTCAGAAACTGGCTtaaggaagaaggaagaagttGGTACCTAAACCGTGTTGAGAAGTATTTAGATGAGATCAGCAATGGAACAAAGTGGAGAGAGATGAGGAGTGAAGAAGTAGGGGAAACAATGTATCAGATAAAGCGAGTGAGTGATTGGTTAGACACCATTGttaaaggagaagaagatgaggaagaaaagatggtgatgatgatgatgtcagAGTCTGAAACAGAGGCTTGTGGTAGAGTGAGGAACAAGATTTATAGGATTCTTTTGAAACATGTTGAGACAACTTCTTTGTTAAGTCATCAACGAAGTACCAGTCTCATgtctcatcatcaacaacaacaacacgaACAACACTTGTTCCAAAAGACAATGTCACTTTag
- a CDS encoding beta-1,4-xylosidase (unknown protein; FUNCTIONS IN: molecular_function unknown; INVOLVED IN: biological_process unknown; LOCATED IN: cellular_component unknown; Has 10 Blast hits to 10 proteins in 5 species: Archae - 0; Bacteria - 0; Metazoa - 0; Fungi - 0; Plants - 10; Viruses - 0; Other Eukaryotes - 0 (source: NCBI BLink).), protein MEGLIPYLIHAIKKDHKPDHQRYRSISVGSSRSYRPLMMGQDGSSSMQGSSHRRTRSDYNPHVIMDKFDQRSSGFGQEFVNKDSSSQKIATKT, encoded by the coding sequence ATGGAGGGGTTAATTCCATATCTGATTCATGCTATCAAGAAAGACCACAAGCCTGATCATCAGAGGTATCGATCGATATCTGTGGGATCGAGCCGAAGCTATCGACCTTTAATGATGGGACAAGACGGCTCTTCTTCAATGCAGGGATCTTCTCACCGTCGAACTAGATCAGACTATAATCCACATGTTATAATGGATAAGTTTGATCAGAGATCATCAGGTTTTGGTCAAGAATTTGTGAataaagattcttcttctcagaaaATAGCAACAAAGACTTAG
- a CDS encoding Glycosyl hydrolase family protein (Glycosyl hydrolase family protein; FUNCTIONS IN: hydrolase activity, hydrolyzing O-glycosyl compounds; INVOLVED IN: carbohydrate metabolic process; LOCATED IN: cell wall; EXPRESSED IN: 14 plant structures; EXPRESSED DURING: LP.04 four leaves visible, 4 anthesis, LP.10 ten leaves visible, C globular stage, petal differentiation and expansion stage; CONTAINS InterPro DOMAIN/s: Glycoside hydrolase, family 3, N-terminal (InterPro:IPR001764), Glycoside hydrolase, family 3, C-terminal (InterPro:IPR002772), Glycoside hydrolase, catalytic core (InterPro:IPR017853); BEST Arabidopsis thaliana protein match is: beta-D-xylosidase 4 (TAIR:AT5G64570.1); Has 9087 Blast hits to 7801 proteins in 1160 species: Archae - 63; Bacteria - 5399; Metazoa - 17; Fungi - 1628; Plants - 528; Viruses - 0; Other Eukaryotes - 1452 (source: NCBI BLink).): MSIRRFVRLSLLIIALVSSLCESQKNFACDISAPATAKYGFCNVSLSYEARAKDLVSRLSLKEKVQQLVNKATGVPRLGVPPYEWWSEALHGVSDVGPGVHFNGTVPGATSFPATILTAASFNTSLWLKMGEVVSTEARAMHNVGLAGLTYWSPNVNVFRDPRWGRGQETPGEDPLVVSKYAVNYVKGLQDVHDAGKSRRLKVSSCCKHYTAYDLDNWKGIDRFHFDAKVTKQDLEDTYQTPFKSCVEEGDVSSVMCSYNRVNGIPTCADPNLLRGVIRGQWRLDGYIVSDCDSIQVYFNDIHYTKTREDAVALALKAGLNMNCGDFLGKYTENAVKLKKLNGSDVDEALIYNYIVLMRLGFFDGDPKSLPFGNLGPSDVCSKDHQMLALEAAKQGIVLLENRGDLPLPKTTVKKLAVIGPNANATKVMISNYAGVPCKYTSPIQGLQKYVPEKIVYEPGCKDVKCGDQTLISAAVKAVSEADVTVLVVGLDQTVEAEGLDRVNLTLPGYQEKLVRDVANAAKKTVVLVIMSAGPIDISFAKNLSTIRAVLWVGYPGEAGGDAIAQVIFGDYNPSGRLPETWYPQEFADKVAMTDMNMRPNSTSGFPGRSYRFYTGKPIYKFGYGLSYSSFSTFVLSAPSIIHIKTNPIMNLNKTTSVDISTVNCHDLKIRIVIGVKNHGLRSGSHVVLVFWKPPKCSKSLVGGGVPLTQLVGFERVEVGRSMTEKFTVDFDVCKALSLVDTHGKRKLVTGHHKLVIGSNSDQQIYHHLNVRLAGDSTVAI, translated from the exons atgagTATTAGAAGATTTGTGCGTCTCTCTCTGCTAATCATAGCTCTAGTTTCATCACTTTGCGAGTCTCAAAAGAACTTTGCGTGTGACATAAGTGCCCCAGCGACGGCTAAGTATGGTTTCTGCAACGTCTCATTGTCGTATGAAGCACGTGCCAAAGATTTGGTCTCACGTCTCTCCCTTAAGGAAAAAGTCCAGCAACTCGTAAACAAAGCCACAGGAGTTCCAAGGCTCGGTGTTCCGCCGTACGAGTGGTGGTCGGAAGCTCTCCATGGCGTCTCCGACGTTGGACCAGGG GTGCATTTCAACGGGACGGTGCCTGGAGCGACGAGTTTCCCGGCGACAATATTAACGGCGGCTAGCTTTAACACATCGTTGTGGCTAAAAATGGGAGAAGTGGTATCGACGGAGGCTCGAGCGATGCACAACGTAGGACTAGCTGGACTCACCTATTGGAGTCCCAACGTTAACGTCTTCAGAGATCCGAGATGGGGTCGAGGCCAAGAGACACCAGGAGAGGATCCTCTCGTTGTTTCGAAGTACGCTGTGAACTACGTTAAGGGCTTACAAGACGTTCACGACGCCGGTAAATCACGGCGGCTAAAGGTTTCAAGCTGTTGCAAGCATTACACAGCTTATGATCTTGATAACTGGAAAGGCATCGATAGATTCCACTTTGATGCCAAG GTAACGAAGCAAGACTTGGAAGACACGTATCAGACGCCATTCAAGAGTTGTGTAGAGGAAGGAGATGTGAGCAGCGTAATGTGTTCTTACAACAGAGTTAATGGTATCCCAACTTGTGCAGACCCTAATCTTCTTCGTGGAGTTATCCGTGGCCAATGGCGTCTTGACGGGTACATAGTTTCGGATTGTGATTCCATCCAGGTCTATTTCAACGACATTCATTACACCAAGACACGTGAAGATGCAGTTGCTCTCGCCCTCAAAGCAG GTTTGAACATGAACTGTGGAGATTTTCTAGGTAAGTACACAGAGAATGCAGTGAAGCTTAAGAAACTGAACGGATCAGATGTTGATGAAGCGCTGATTTACAACTACATTGTTCTCATGAGGCTCGGATTCTTCGATGGAGATCCAAAGTCGCTTCCTTTTGGTAATCTTGGTCCGTCTGATGTTTGCAGCAAGGATCATCAAATGCTTGCGTTAGAAGCCGCAAAACAGGGGATTGTTCTGCTTGAGAACAGAGGAGATCTTCCGTTACCGAAGACCACGGTTAAGAAACTTGCGGTTATAGGGCCAAATGCAAACGCTACAAAGGTCATGATTAGTAACTACGCAGGTGTACCCTGTAAGTACACAAGCCCTATACAAGGGCTGCAAAAGTATGTACCGGAAAAAATTGTTTACGAGCCAGGGTGTAAAGATGTCAAATGTGGTGACCAAACACTGATTTCAGCAGCGGTCAAGGCGGTTTCAGAGGCTGATGTGACGGTTTTGGTGGTTGGATTGGATCAGACGGTAGAGGCAGAGGGTCTTGACCGTGTTAACCTAACCCTTCCGGGTTATCAAGAAAAGCTGGTGAGAGATGTGGCAAATGCTGCAAAGAAAACTGTTGTTTTGGTCATAATGTCAGCCGGACCTATAGATATCTCATTCGCCAAGAATCTGAGCACGATTCGGGCTGTTTTATGGGTCGGATATCCTGGTGAAGCTGGAGGAGACGCTATAGCTCAAGTCATCTTTGGTGACTACAATCCTT CTGGGAGACTACCAGAGACATGGTACCCACAAGAGTTTGCGGATAAGGTTGCAATGACAGATATGAACATGAGACCTAACTCAACCTCTGGTTTCCCTGGAAGATCTTACAGATTCTACACAGGGAAACCGATTTACAAATTCGGATACGGGCTTAGCTACTCTTCTTTCTCGACTTTTGTTCTCTCAGCTCCATCGATCATACACATCAAAACCAATCCAATCATGAACCTAAACAAGACAACCTCTGTGGATATCTCCACAGTAAATTGCCACGATCTCAAGATCCGGATAGTTATCGGGGTCAAGAACCACGGGCTACGGTCTGGTAGCCACGTGGTGCTCGTGTTCTGGAAACCACCAAAGTGTTCAAAGTCTCTGGTGGGTGGTGGCGTGCCACTGACGCAACTGGTAGGGTTTGAGAGAGTAGAAGTTGGGAGAAGCATGACAGAGAAATTTACCGTTGATTTTGATGTCTGCAAAGCACTTAGCCTTGTGGATACTCACGGGAAAAGAAAACTAGTCACCGGACACCACAAGCTTGTTATTGGATCCAACAGTGATCAACAAATCTATCATCACCTCAACGTTAGATTGGCCGGAGATTCAACGGTTGCtatctga